In Rutidosis leptorrhynchoides isolate AG116_Rl617_1_P2 chromosome 2, CSIRO_AGI_Rlap_v1, whole genome shotgun sequence, one genomic interval encodes:
- the LOC139890509 gene encoding heat stress transcription factor C-1-like: protein MESKEVIAPFVMKTYQMVNDSSLDSLIRWGTSNNTFIVVDSLDFSQRLLPAFFKHNNFSSFIRQLNTYGFRKVDPDRWEFANEWFLRGQVHLLKNIGRKKQSNCKGKYSQNRQLDDEDEDEEEMLIEIARLKQEQKELEQELVTMNKRLEATEKRPEQMMALLCKVAEDPDILSRMMLEKNRRSKRLVDKKRQRGLNMVTQPLLSQPSSSIGLLNNPIKIENGDHNQTLWRPQPSQPSSVWLWNKDGCDDDGCFSSESKHVSGISKYNVGGSDSGGGGMIYFGNGLHEPEVIPAPAYPFSLLGGGFSL, encoded by the exons ATGGAATCAAAGGAAGTAATCGCACCATTCGTGATGAAAACTTATCAAATGGTCAATGATTCGTCTTTAGATAGTCTTATTCGATGGGGCACATCAAACAACACCTTCATCGTAGTCGACTCTCTTGATTTCTCACAACGCCTCTTACCCGCTTTCTTCAAACACAATAACTTTTCGAGTTTCATTCGTCAACTCAACACTTAC GGATTTAGAAAGGTGGATCCGGATCGATGGGAGTTTGCGAACGAGTGGTTTTTAAGAGGACAAGTGCATTTATTAAAAAATATAGGAAGGAAGAAACAAAGTAATTGTAAAGGAAAGTATTCACAAAATAGGCAATTAgacgatgaagatgaagatgaagaagaaatgtTAATAGAGATTGCAAGATTAAAACAAGAACAAAAAGAACTAGAACAAGAGCTTGTGACCATGAATAAAAGACTCGAAGCAACTGAAAAAAGACCCGAGCAAATGATGGCGTTATTGTGTAAAGTAGCCGAAGATCCGGATATTTTATCACGTATGATGCTTGAAAAAAATCGACGGTCAAAAAGACTGGTAGATAAAAAGAGACAACGGGGGTTGAACATGGTTACTCAACCCCTGTTGTCTCAGCCGTCCTCTAGTATTGGATTATTGAATAATCCAATAAAAATTGAGAACGGCGACCATAACCAAACGTTATGGAGGCCTCAACCTTCTCAACCTTCCTCCGTTTGGCTATGGAATAAAGACGGTTGTGATGATGATGGTTGTTTTTCATCAGAATCGAAGCATGTGAGCGGAATTAGCAAGTACAACGTAGGTGGCAGTGACAGTGGTGGTGGGGGTATGATTTATTTTGGAAATGGTTTACATGAACCGGAAGTTATACCGGCGCCGGCATATCCATTTTCCTTACTAGGCGGAGGATTTTCATTGTAG